TACACCTGCCGCTATTTCGTTGTTGTTGGTGTATTTGAAGAAGCGGAAACACCTAAAGTCAGCGTAATGACTTGTTCCTTTTCTTACGTGGCGACCAACGGGAATGCCTTGGTACAAGAAAAGGAACCAAAAGAAGGCCACCCCGGACATTGAGGTCATGCAAGCATGACTTCCAGCGTCCCGCCCAAAATATTTTCCGCATCAGAGTTTACAGCTCTTCCTTGTGCTGAAAACTCTTAGCAAAATCATCCAAGATTTTGCTCGCGGTATTTTGTGCGTAACTTAGCTCAATGTAAGGGGACCAGAAGCAGGGCTTGTAACAATCGAGTAATAAATATAACCACGAGTAATCTTTAGTGAATCAAGAATTAAAACAACTCCAACCTGAATTTAATCAAGAGTGTCAGAAGCTGGGTATTGCTGTTTCTGAAGCGCAAAGTGAGCAGTTGCTGGAGTATTTATCGTCGTTATTTAAGTGGAATAAAGCATTTAATCTGACGGCGATTCGCAATCCTCAAGAGGCGTTGTACCTTCATTTATTGGATTCTGTGGTGGTATCGCCTGCGGTTGCGTCGTTTGATTCTTGCTTGGATGTGGGTACTGGCGGTGGTTTGCCTGGAATTCCGTTGGCGATTTTAAATCCTGAGAAATCCTTTACCTTGCTGGATACAAACAGTAAGAAAACGCGATTTTTGAAACAGGTGGTCTATGAGTTGGGACTCAATAATGTCACCGTGGTTAATAAGCGGGTACAAGACTTTAATCATGATTCAGGGTATGCTTGCATACTTTCGCGTGCTTTTGCGTCGCTAAAAGACATGACCGATTGGACCGAACATTTACTGGCAGCGGATGGACAGTGGCTGGCAATGAAAGGCTTATACCCTGATGATGAGATAGCACAGTTAGATTCATCGCTACAATTGGTCGATTCTAAGCAAGTAAAGGTTCCCAATTTGGACGCAACGCGGTATTTTATTTATCTCCAAAAAACACAATAAAAGAATCTTGAGGTGACTTGTGGCTTACATCATTGCCATTACCAATCAAAAAGGCGGCGTCGGTAAAACGACCACTAGTGTCAATCTTGCAGCATCTTTGGTGCAAGAGAAGCAGCGTGTGCTGATGATTGATATGGATCCTCAGGGCAATGCCACCATGGGGTCGGGCATTGAAAAGTCGGATTTAGAGCTTTCAACCTATGACTCTTTAATGGAGCCGGAAGACGTTAAAAGCCATATCGTCAGCTCCGATGTTGCGGGTTACGATGTATTGCCTTCAAACGGTGATTTAACCGCGGCTGAAGTTCATTTGTTAGAGTTTGATGATAAAGAAAAGCGTTTGAAACAAGCATTGCAGGCGGTTAATGATCTGTATGACTTTATTCTGATTGATTGCCCTCCGTCGTTGAACATGCTGACCTTGAACTCGCTAGTGGCTTCGGACTCGGTTGTGATACCGATGCAGTGTGAATACTACGCGTTGGAGGGCTTGTCGGCGCTACTTAATACCATTCGTCAGGTTCAAGAGCATGTTAATCCGAACCTTGAGATTGAAGGTATTCTACGCACCATGTACGACCCCCGTAACCGTTTGTCGCTGGAAGTATCACGACAGCTTTTCAGTCACTTTGAGGATAAAGTCTACCGCACCGTGATCCCGAGAAATGTGCGTTTGGCAGAAGCGCCAAGCCACGGCGTTCCAGTATTATTCTATGATCGCAGCTCCAGTGGTTCTAAAGCTTACTTGGCGTTGGCGGGTGAGATTATTAAGCGTCGAAGTGCGGCATAACGATAACGTAGAGAATTTAGAGGACATTTCATGAGTAAACGTGGTTTGGGTAAAGGTTTGGACGCATTACTGGGGAACAGTACCAGTAAAACGGCTAGGGACGCTAAAAAATCAGACGCAAACCAAGACTCAGAAACGATTTTGAGCCAAGACGGCGTTCTTAAAGAAATGCCAATCGAGTTTTTACAGCCCGGTCAATATCAGCCGCGTCGGGTGATGACTGAGGAGGGCCTGGAAGAATTAGCCGACTCAATTCGAGCTCAAGGCATGATCCAGCCGATTGTGATCCGCCCGATTTCTAAAGACAAATATGAGATCATTGCTGGTGAACGTCGTTGGCGTGCAGCGCAAAGAGCAGAGTTGCACCAAATCCCGGTTTTAATAAAAGAAGTTCCGGATGAAGCGGCCATTGCTATGGCCCTGATTGAGAATATTCAACGTGAAGATCTCAATGCAATGGAAGAAGCCAATGCTCTGCACCGCTTAAAAGAAGAATTCAACCTGTCACACCAACAAACGGCCGACGCTGTAGGTAAGAGCCGTACGACCGTAACTAACTTATTGAGATTAATGCAGTTAACGGATGCTTGTAAGACGCATCTGGAGCGTGGGGACATGGAAATGGGTCATGCACGAGCGTTATTAGCGCTTGATGGCGCGAAGCAGTCGGAAACCGCAAAGATCGTGGTGCAGAAAGGATTAACGGTTCGAGAAACGGAAAAGCTGATTCGAAATATTAATGAACCGAAGAAAAAAACCAAAAAAGAAGAAAAAGATCACCATATTGTCGCACTGGAACAACAGCTGGCTGATAAAATCGGTGCCACCGTGGCGATTAATCACGGCTCAAAAGGTAAAGGCAATCTTGTCATTAACTACCACAGCTTGGATGAGCTGGATGGGATATTACAACATTTAGGTATTCAATCAGACTAGAACACAATTTATAGGGATTACAATAACTAATTAGTCACATGAGGTAAAAAAAACACTTTTGTGGCAGTCCTTTGGTTGATAAAAGGCGGGTAAATCTTTATACTTGCCGCCCGAATTGTGGTGAAACTGGTAATGTTGGCATGAGTCAATCACTAGCGCGAAAAGGCCGAATGCAAGCCTACAAGATGGTGCTCGTGCAATTGGCAATCAGTTTTGTCTTGTTTCTGATAGGTCTTTTGATATCAGGAACCGTCAGCCTATCACTAGGGGTTGGCAGTCTCATTGTGGTGCTGGTTAATTTTATCTTTGCCACAATCGTATTTCGCAAGTCAGGTGCTCAGGCAGCTCTCGAAATTAAAAAAGCCTTTAATTTTGGAGAGAGCTTGAAACTAATGCTTGCAGCAGTGCTCATGGCATTTGCATTTATTGTATTACCGGTGCAGGGGGCTCCATTATTGATAGGTTATTCAATAATCGTGCTATCTCAATGGTTTGCACCGTTAATTATTAAGTGACTTATTTTTAAGTGATTAAAGGGGACCTTTCCTTTATAACCGATTAAAGAAAAGGTTTTACTTGATTAAAGAGTATAGGGTTTAAGAAGCAATGGCATCTTCAGAGAATCAAACCAGCGTTGAGTATATCAAGCACCACTTACAAAACTGGCAAGTGTGTAAAACCGACCAAGGTTGGGTATGGAATAACTGCCAAGAGGCTGGTTTTTGGACATTTAATGTCGATAGTCTTATTTTCTCTTTCCTTTTAGGCGCGCTATTTTGCTTTAGTTTCTGGAAAGTGGCTAAAAACGCGAAAATTGAAAACCCTGGCAGATGGCAATCATTTGTCGAAATGATCTTCGAATTTGTTGATAAGTCCGTTAAGGACACCTTCCATGGCAGAAATCCATTAATTGCACCATTAGCATTAACGATTTTCGTCTGGATCTTCCTGATGAACTTAATGGATTTAATTCCTGTCGACCTACTTCCATGGGTTGCAGATAAGATAAATGTGTACGCCTTTGGTGCCGAGCCTGGTCATACCTACTTAAAGGTTGTGCCAAGTACTGATGCCAATATTACCTTTGGTTTATCGTTGGGCGTATTCTTACTCATTATCTTCTACAGCATTAAAGTGAAAGGTGTTGGCGGTTTCGTTGGTGAATTAACGTTACACCCTTTCTCAAGCAAGAATAAATTTGTACAGGTGATTTTGATTCCGGTTAACTTATTGATGGAATCCATTGGTCTTCTGGCAAAACCTGTATCGTTAGCGCTGCGTTTGTTCGGTAACTTATACGCAGGTGAGTTGATATTTATTTTGATTGCGGTCTTGATGAGTGCTGGTATCGGCGGCATCGTTGGCGGTGGTATCGCTTACATGATATGGGCTATTTTCCACATCCTAGTAATCGTACTACAGGCTTTCATCTTCATGATGTTGACGATTGTCTACTTGAGCATGGCTCACGAAGATCATTAATCACAGTTGTAAGTTTTAGATTGAGTTTTTAGTTTTAATATTTAGTTTTTAACATTTAACCATTTCTCGATTGGAGGAAAACAATGGAAACTTTGTTCGCGTTCACAGCATTAGGTGTGTTATTAATTTTGGGTCTAGGTGCTTTGGGTACTGCGATTGGCTTCGGTCTTCTAGGTGGTAAATTCCTTGAAGCTTCAGCTCGTCAACCTGAACTAGCTCCAATGCTACAAACTAAAATGTTCCTAGTAGCTGGTCTTCTGGATGCGGTAACCATGATCGGTATCGGTATCGGCATGTGGTTCACATTCGCAAGCCCATACGTTGGTCAATTGCAATCTCTTTTAGGTTAATACGATTGCACGCTGGTATTAATACCAAATTAATGACTAACTATTAGAGAGGGGGAATAGACGTGAATATTAACGCTACCCTATTAATCAATATGGTTTTCTTTGCTGGCTTCGTGTGGTTCTGCATGAAGTTTGTATGGCCTCCAATCATGGCAGCCATCAAAGAGCGCCAAGATAAAATTGCCGAAGGTCTTGCGGCTTCTGAAAGAAGTCAAAAAGATCTAGAGCTTGCTCAAGAAAAAGCAGCTGAGATGTTGCGTGAGGCGAAAGGCCAATCTGCTGAATTAGTAGATTCTGCTAAAAAACGCCACACCGAAATCGTTGATTCTGCTAAAGATGATGCACGTGCTGAAGCTGATAAAATCAAAGCTGGCGCACAAGCTGAAATCGAGCAAGAAGTTAACCGTGCTCGTGAGCAACTTCGCACAAAAGTGGCAACACTTGCGGTTGCTGGCGCAGAGAAAGTTATCGAGCGCAATATTGACGAAGCGGCGAACAACGATATGTTCGATAAGCTAGTCAAAGATCTATAAGGGTTAACTATGGCAGAGCTATCTACTATTGCAAGACCATACGCAAAAGCAGCATTCGAATATGCTCTTGGTTCTCAGACTGTGTCTGAGTGGGCAAGCATGTTAGATTTTGTCGCTCAAGCCGTTAGCAATGATGAAGTGGCGTCACTGATTACAAACCCTGCCCTTTCGACAGAACAGAAAGGTGAGGTTGTTCTTAAAATCGGTGAAGGCCATTTGGTCGATAAAGTTCAGAACTTTATTAAACTGCTTGCAAGAAATAATCGCTTAGAAGCATTGCCAGCAATTCGCCAACGTTTCGACGTGTTAAAAGCGAATTATGACAAAACGGTTGATGTCGAAGTAACTTCGGCAGCGGCCTTAAGCGATGAACAATTGCAACGACTAACTGACAAGTTGACGACAAAACTTGGTCGTAAGGTTAACATTGAAACACAAGTGGATTCTTCAATGATTGGTGGACTGGTTATCAGAGCCGGTGACATGGTTATTGACGGATCAATACGCGGTAAGCTCAACAAGCTTTCCGAAACGCTAAGAGCTTAGTGAGGAAGAAGCATGAGTGTGCAACTGAATCCATCTGAAATTAGCGAGCTAATTAAAAAGCGCATCGACTCTTTTGAAGTTGTGAGCGAAGCTCGTAATGAAGGTACTATCGTCAGCGTATCTGACGGTATTTTACGAATTCATGGTCTAGAAGAAGTCATGGCTGGTGAGATGATTGAACTCCCTGGCGGTAAATATGGTATGGCTTTGAACCTAGAGCGTGACTCAGTCGGTGCGGTAGTTCTTGGTGACTACTCTGACATCGTTGAGGGCATGACAGCGAAATGTACTGGTCGTATTCTTGAAGTACCAGTCGGTCGTGGTCTTCTAGGTCGCGTAGTAGACGCGCTAGGTAACCCTCTGGACGGCAAAGGTCCAATCGAGAATGACGGTTTCTCTCCAATCGAAAAAATTGCACCGGGTGTAATTGAACGTCAATCGGTAGACCAGCCTGTTCAAACTGGTATGAAATCTATTGATGCGATGATTCCTGTTGGTCGTGGTCAGCGTGAGTTGATTATTGGTGACCGTCAGACTGGTAAAACAGCCATCGCTATTGATGCCATCATCAACCAAAAAGGCACAGGCGTGACTTGTGTATACGTAGCGGTTGGTCAGAAAGCATCGACAGTAAACAACATCGTACGTAAGCTTGAAGAGCACGGTGCAATGGACCACACTATCGTGGTAGCTGCGACAGCAGCAGATGCGGCTGCACTGCAGTTCATCGCTCCATTCTCTGGTTGTTCTATGGGTGAGTTCTTCCGTGACCGCGGTGAAGACAGCTTAATCGTATATGATGATTTGACGAAACAAGCATGGGCTTACCGTCAAATTTCATTGCTATTACGTCGTCCTCCAGGTCGTGAAGCATACCCTGGTGACGTTTTCTACTTACACTCGCGTCTTCTTGAGCGTGCTGCACGAATCAATGCAGATCATGTTGAAAAGATCACTAACGGTGAAGTAAAAGGTCAAACGGGTTCTTTGACAGCATTGCCTATCATTGAAACTCAAGCTGGTGACGTATCAGCGTTCGTACCAACTAACGTAATCTCGATTACAGACGGTCAGATCTTCTTAGAAACTGACTTATTCAACGCAGGTATTCGTCCGGCGGTGAATGCAGGTCTATCGGTATCGCGTGTAGGTGGTGCAGCACAGACTAAGATCATTAAGAAGCTTGGTGGTGGTGTTCGTCTAGCATTGGCTCAGTATCGTGAATTAGCAGCATTTGCTCAGTTCGCGTCTGACCTTGATGACGCAACACGTGCACAGCTAGAGCATGGTCAACGTGTTACTGAATTAATGAAGCAGAAACAATATGCTCCATTATCAGTAGCTGAAATGGCTATCTCATTGTACGCAGCAGAAGAAGGCCACTTGAAAGATGTTGAAATCAACAAAATCGGTGACTTTGAATCTGCATTGCTAGACTACTTCAAGAACCAACACGGCGACTTGTTGAATGAAATCAATGAAAAATGTGATTACAACGACGACGTGAAAGCTAAACTTGAAGAAGCTTTAACTAAGTTTAAGTCTACGCAAACTTGGTAAGACTAAGTTTTGAAGGGTGCTTTATGCGCCCTTCCCTACTTACCAAACACTAATTTTAGACTGGAAATAGAGTATGTCAGGCGCTAAAGAAATTCGTACCAAAATTGGGTCGATTAAAAATACGCAAAAAATTACTTCTGCGATGGAAATGGTTGCGGCAAGTAAAATGCGTAAAGCGCAAGATCGTATGGCATCATCACGTCCTTACGCTGAAAAAATTCGCACTGTGATCAAACACATTGCGCAAGGTACTCCTGAGTACCGTCATGCTTATATTACTGAGCGTGATGTTAAGCGTGTAGGTTATATCGTGGTATCAACAGATCGCGGTTTATGTGGTGGCTTGAACATTAACTTGTTCAAGAAAGCACTAAACAGCATGAAAGAATGGTCTGAACAAGACATTGAAGTTGATATGTGTCTTATCGGCAGCAAAGCTACAGGATTCTTTAGAAGAGTCGGTGGTTCAGTTGTTGCTAAAAGTTCAAATCTTGGTGATACACCAGAGATTGAAGACTTGATTGGCGCAGTTAAAGTGATGTTAAAAGCCTACGATGAAGGTCGCATCGATCGTTTATTTATCGTAACTAACGAATTTGTGAATTCAATGACGCAAGAGCCTAAGGTTGAGCAGTTATTGCCTCTACCGGTTGGTCAAGACGATGAATTGCGTCACCATTGGGATTATTTGTACGAGCCAGAAGCGAAGCCGCTTTTGGACAAACTAATGGTTCGTTTCATTGAATCACAAGTTTATCAGGCCGTTGTAGAAAACATCGCCTGTGAACAAGCTGCACGAATGGTAGCGATGAAAGCTGCTTCGGATAACGCAGGTGATCTTATTGATGACCTTGAGCTTGTTTACAACAAAGCACGTCAGGCAGCGATTACTCAAGAGTTGGCTGAGATTAGTGCTGGTGCAGCTGCGGTTTAATACATTACTTTCGCGTAAAGTAGAGAAGATAAGTTTTTAAAGCTTAAGATTGAGGAAATCAATATGAGCACAGGTAACATTGTAGAAATTATCGGCGCGGTTATCGACGTTGAGTTCCCGCGTGATAGTGTTCCTAAGGTTTATGATGCACTTACAGTAACTGACACTGGCTTGACGCTAGAAGTTCAGCAACAGTTAGGTGACGGTGTTGTTCGTTGTATCGCGATGGGAGCATCAGATGGTTTACGTCGTGGACTAGAAACAACTAATACTGGCGCGCCAATTCAGGTTCCTGTGGGTACTGAAACCCTAGGCCGTATCATGGACGTGCTTGGTAACCCAATCGACGAAAAAGGTCCTATCGGTGAGAAAGAGCGTATGTCTATTCACCGAAAGGCGCCTACTCTTGAAGAGTTAGCACCTGCTAATGAACTTCTAGAGACTGGTATTAAGGTTATTGACTTGGTATGCCCGTTCGCAAAGGGTGGTAAAGTTGGTCTGTTTGGTGGTGCCGGTGTTGGTAAAACTGTAAACATGATGGAGCTTATCCGTAACATTGCGATTGAGCACTCAGGTTTCTCAGTATTCGCTGGTGTTGGTGAGCGTACTCGTGAGGGTAACGACTTCTACCACGAAATGACTGATTCAAACGTAATCGATAAAGTATCGCTAGTATACGGTCAGATGAACGAACCACCGGGTAACCGTCTACGTGTTGCTTTGACTGGTTTGACGATGGCGGAAAAATTCCGTGACGAAGGCCGTGACGTACTATTGTTCGTTGATAACATCTACCGTTATACCCTAGCAGGTACTGAGGTATCAGCACTTCTAGGTCGTATGCCATCAGCGGTAGGTTACCAGCCTACACTAGCTGAAGAGATGGGTGTTCTTCAGGAGCGTATTACTTCAACGAAGACGGGTTCGATTACGTCGATTCAGGCGGTATACGTACCTGCGGATGACTTAACGGATCCATCGCCAGCAACGACGTTCGCACACTTAGATGCAACAGTTGTATTGTCTCGTCAAATCGCTGAGCTAGGTATTTACCCTGCGGTTGACCCACTAGACTCTACTTCACGTCAGCTTGATCCGTTAGTTATCGGTAATGAGCACTATGACGTAGCTCGTGGCGTTCAAGGTGTATTGCAGCGTTATAAAGAGTTGAAAGATATTATTGCGATTCTTGGTATGGACGAGCTTTCTGAAGAAGATAAGCAGACGGTATCACGTGCTCGTAAGATTCAACGTTTCTTATCGCAGCCATTCTTCGTAGCAGAAGTATTTACTGGTGCTCCTGGTAAATATGTATCGTTGAAAGACACGATTTCTGGCTTCAAAGGCATTTTGAACGGTGAATACGATCACTTGCCTGAGCAAGCGTTCTACATGGTTGGCTCAATCGAAGAAGCGGTTGAAAAGGCTAAAAACATTTAATCAGCCCTTACTTAGTATTAAGAAGGGGGGGACCTAATGGCAATGACTGTACATTTGGATATCGTTAGCGCAGAAGACTCAATCTTTTCTGGAAAGGTTGAGCGTCTTATTGCGACAGGTGATTTGGGTGAGCTAGGTGTTGAACCTGGCCACGCTCCCCTACTAACGTCATTAAACCCAGGCCCAGTCAAAGTGACTTTGCCAGGTGGCGAGGTTGAGTTGTTTTTCGTCTCAGGCGGAATGCTGGAAGTTCAACCACACATGGTAACAGTATTGGCTGATACGGCTGTTCGAGCGGAAGACGTTGATGAAGCAAAAGCTTTAGAAGCTGAAAAAGACGCTCGTGAAGCCTTGGCTGATCAAAGTTCTGAGATTGAGTACTCTAAAGCTGCTGCTGAGTTAGCTGAAGCTGTTGCTCAATTACGCACGCTACGTGCGATTAAAAAGAAAAGCGGAAAATAATTCTTTTTAAAAGAGCGAAATAAAAAAGGTGGCTTTGGCCACCTTTTTTTATGTTCGAATGTTGTCTTTTATGGGTTACATGTCTTCTGGAGTCATACATGGTTCAACCATAAACTCTGGAGTCGCCATCTGACTTGTAAGACTGTATAGCATCATACTCGAAGCGCCTAAGTGAGGATCACCGATAGTGCCACCAGTACCGCCGCCGCCAAAACTGATATTATCCCAGTCATTTTGCGAAGCATTAATATTGCCGACAAAAACTGATGATTGCAGAGTACCATTGTTGTTGACGTCTAAATTTGCGCTGGCTGTTCCTGATAACCAAGAACCGTTACGGCGTACTTGATAGTCAGCCAAATCGGATTCAGTAGTGCCTCCATATCCAGACATAGCGCTAAACTCACTGATGTTACCGCTGATGGCGTTAACTTTTAAGCGAGAATAGTCAACAACACCGGTTGCGCCATCAACACGTAGCCCCGGCATTTGGTAGTCATAACTCATGATGCTGAGGTAATTTAGTTTACGGTTGGTATTTTCATTACCACCATGACGTAGACCTAGATTGTGACCAAACTCGTGCATCAACGTGCCAGCTTGTTGCTGCATTGTGCCACCAGGAGTCGGCCATCCACCTAAACTCACAACAAAGTCATGGGCTGGGATACCGCGAGAAATACCACTGGAAGTACCGCCACTATGGCGATCAGCAAATAAAGCATAGTGGAACAATTTACTGCGTCTTGACGGGAAGTATTGATTTTTAATGACATCAAAATCAGTCCAAACCGGGCTTAAGTTACTATCAACATCGGCGGCAGCGATTTGAGAATCCAAATCAATGGCTAATGTAATGCCTGTTGAGCCATCAGGATTGGTCACTGGGGCGTCGGCAAATGCTTGAATAACTTGATCTAACGCTGCTTGATCAGGTTTAAAGGCTTGATAATAGTCAGCTTCAACCAACACCGTTTTACGCAGCGGATCGGCGCCATAGTAGCGGATATCAACCCCGTTGTAGCCGAAGATTTCAGCGGCATCACTCAAACGATCGTCATCTGTGTCGCTATCATAAGGATTGGTGCCGTAGCGCGTTTCGGCCGCGTTACAGATAGAGTCGCCATCGCTATCAAGGCTGCCTAGTGGGCAAAGATAAATAACTGGTGCGTCACTGAC
The DNA window shown above is from Kangiella marina and carries:
- the rsmG gene encoding 16S rRNA (guanine(527)-N(7))-methyltransferase RsmG, with the protein product MNQELKQLQPEFNQECQKLGIAVSEAQSEQLLEYLSSLFKWNKAFNLTAIRNPQEALYLHLLDSVVVSPAVASFDSCLDVGTGGGLPGIPLAILNPEKSFTLLDTNSKKTRFLKQVVYELGLNNVTVVNKRVQDFNHDSGYACILSRAFASLKDMTDWTEHLLAADGQWLAMKGLYPDDEIAQLDSSLQLVDSKQVKVPNLDATRYFIYLQKTQ
- a CDS encoding AAA family ATPase, with the protein product MAYIIAITNQKGGVGKTTTSVNLAASLVQEKQRVLMIDMDPQGNATMGSGIEKSDLELSTYDSLMEPEDVKSHIVSSDVAGYDVLPSNGDLTAAEVHLLEFDDKEKRLKQALQAVNDLYDFILIDCPPSLNMLTLNSLVASDSVVIPMQCEYYALEGLSALLNTIRQVQEHVNPNLEIEGILRTMYDPRNRLSLEVSRQLFSHFEDKVYRTVIPRNVRLAEAPSHGVPVLFYDRSSSGSKAYLALAGEIIKRRSAA
- a CDS encoding ParB/RepB/Spo0J family partition protein; translation: MSKRGLGKGLDALLGNSTSKTARDAKKSDANQDSETILSQDGVLKEMPIEFLQPGQYQPRRVMTEEGLEELADSIRAQGMIQPIVIRPISKDKYEIIAGERRWRAAQRAELHQIPVLIKEVPDEAAIAMALIENIQREDLNAMEEANALHRLKEEFNLSHQQTADAVGKSRTTVTNLLRLMQLTDACKTHLERGDMEMGHARALLALDGAKQSETAKIVVQKGLTVRETEKLIRNINEPKKKTKKEEKDHHIVALEQQLADKIGATVAINHGSKGKGNLVINYHSLDELDGILQHLGIQSD
- a CDS encoding ATP synthase subunit I: MSQSLARKGRMQAYKMVLVQLAISFVLFLIGLLISGTVSLSLGVGSLIVVLVNFIFATIVFRKSGAQAALEIKKAFNFGESLKLMLAAVLMAFAFIVLPVQGAPLLIGYSIIVLSQWFAPLIIK
- the atpB gene encoding F0F1 ATP synthase subunit A; this encodes MASSENQTSVEYIKHHLQNWQVCKTDQGWVWNNCQEAGFWTFNVDSLIFSFLLGALFCFSFWKVAKNAKIENPGRWQSFVEMIFEFVDKSVKDTFHGRNPLIAPLALTIFVWIFLMNLMDLIPVDLLPWVADKINVYAFGAEPGHTYLKVVPSTDANITFGLSLGVFLLIIFYSIKVKGVGGFVGELTLHPFSSKNKFVQVILIPVNLLMESIGLLAKPVSLALRLFGNLYAGELIFILIAVLMSAGIGGIVGGGIAYMIWAIFHILVIVLQAFIFMMLTIVYLSMAHEDH
- the atpE gene encoding F0F1 ATP synthase subunit C; the protein is METLFAFTALGVLLILGLGALGTAIGFGLLGGKFLEASARQPELAPMLQTKMFLVAGLLDAVTMIGIGIGMWFTFASPYVGQLQSLLG
- a CDS encoding F0F1 ATP synthase subunit B, producing MNINATLLINMVFFAGFVWFCMKFVWPPIMAAIKERQDKIAEGLAASERSQKDLELAQEKAAEMLREAKGQSAELVDSAKKRHTEIVDSAKDDARAEADKIKAGAQAEIEQEVNRAREQLRTKVATLAVAGAEKVIERNIDEAANNDMFDKLVKDL
- a CDS encoding F0F1 ATP synthase subunit delta codes for the protein MAELSTIARPYAKAAFEYALGSQTVSEWASMLDFVAQAVSNDEVASLITNPALSTEQKGEVVLKIGEGHLVDKVQNFIKLLARNNRLEALPAIRQRFDVLKANYDKTVDVEVTSAAALSDEQLQRLTDKLTTKLGRKVNIETQVDSSMIGGLVIRAGDMVIDGSIRGKLNKLSETLRA
- the atpA gene encoding F0F1 ATP synthase subunit alpha, with protein sequence MSVQLNPSEISELIKKRIDSFEVVSEARNEGTIVSVSDGILRIHGLEEVMAGEMIELPGGKYGMALNLERDSVGAVVLGDYSDIVEGMTAKCTGRILEVPVGRGLLGRVVDALGNPLDGKGPIENDGFSPIEKIAPGVIERQSVDQPVQTGMKSIDAMIPVGRGQRELIIGDRQTGKTAIAIDAIINQKGTGVTCVYVAVGQKASTVNNIVRKLEEHGAMDHTIVVAATAADAAALQFIAPFSGCSMGEFFRDRGEDSLIVYDDLTKQAWAYRQISLLLRRPPGREAYPGDVFYLHSRLLERAARINADHVEKITNGEVKGQTGSLTALPIIETQAGDVSAFVPTNVISITDGQIFLETDLFNAGIRPAVNAGLSVSRVGGAAQTKIIKKLGGGVRLALAQYRELAAFAQFASDLDDATRAQLEHGQRVTELMKQKQYAPLSVAEMAISLYAAEEGHLKDVEINKIGDFESALLDYFKNQHGDLLNEINEKCDYNDDVKAKLEEALTKFKSTQTW
- the atpG gene encoding F0F1 ATP synthase subunit gamma is translated as MSGAKEIRTKIGSIKNTQKITSAMEMVAASKMRKAQDRMASSRPYAEKIRTVIKHIAQGTPEYRHAYITERDVKRVGYIVVSTDRGLCGGLNINLFKKALNSMKEWSEQDIEVDMCLIGSKATGFFRRVGGSVVAKSSNLGDTPEIEDLIGAVKVMLKAYDEGRIDRLFIVTNEFVNSMTQEPKVEQLLPLPVGQDDELRHHWDYLYEPEAKPLLDKLMVRFIESQVYQAVVENIACEQAARMVAMKAASDNAGDLIDDLELVYNKARQAAITQELAEISAGAAAV
- the atpD gene encoding F0F1 ATP synthase subunit beta; the protein is MSTGNIVEIIGAVIDVEFPRDSVPKVYDALTVTDTGLTLEVQQQLGDGVVRCIAMGASDGLRRGLETTNTGAPIQVPVGTETLGRIMDVLGNPIDEKGPIGEKERMSIHRKAPTLEELAPANELLETGIKVIDLVCPFAKGGKVGLFGGAGVGKTVNMMELIRNIAIEHSGFSVFAGVGERTREGNDFYHEMTDSNVIDKVSLVYGQMNEPPGNRLRVALTGLTMAEKFRDEGRDVLLFVDNIYRYTLAGTEVSALLGRMPSAVGYQPTLAEEMGVLQERITSTKTGSITSIQAVYVPADDLTDPSPATTFAHLDATVVLSRQIAELGIYPAVDPLDSTSRQLDPLVIGNEHYDVARGVQGVLQRYKELKDIIAILGMDELSEEDKQTVSRARKIQRFLSQPFFVAEVFTGAPGKYVSLKDTISGFKGILNGEYDHLPEQAFYMVGSIEEAVEKAKNI
- a CDS encoding F0F1 ATP synthase subunit epsilon, with protein sequence MAMTVHLDIVSAEDSIFSGKVERLIATGDLGELGVEPGHAPLLTSLNPGPVKVTLPGGEVELFFVSGGMLEVQPHMVTVLADTAVRAEDVDEAKALEAEKDAREALADQSSEIEYSKAAAELAEAVAQLRTLRAIKKKSGK